The Planctomycetota bacterium DNA segment GACCGCATCCGCTGAATCGACCGCCGAGGACGCTTCAACGGCCTGTTCGGCCCCATCTATCGCGGCGGCTTTGGCTGGATCGGGGTCGAACGTCACAACGTGCCACGCCCTTGAAGTGGCGAGGCTGGTGGCGATCGCACCGCCCATGTTGCCGCAGCCGAGGATGGCGACGGTGGGAGGCATGGGGCGGCTTCTCGGTTTTGCAGACAGGGCGGCTGAAGCCGCCCAGCCTCTTAGCCGCTAGAGGGCGTCAGCGTCCTTTTCGCCGGTGCGGATGCGGGTGGCGCTGGCAACGGGGAAGACGAAGATCTTGCCGTCGCCAACGCTGCCGGAGCGGGCGGCTTCGGTGATGGCGGCCACGACGGAATCGCTGCTCGATGCTGGCACGACGGCCTTGATCAGCACCTTGGGCAGGAAGCTGGCTTCGACCTTGGCTCCGCGGTAGGACTCGGTCTCGCCGAGCTGTCGGCCGTAGCCGCGGACGTCCATGACTGTCAGGCCGGTGACACCGACATTCTTGAGGGCCGCTTTGACGTCGGAGAGCTTTTCGGGCTTGATGATGGCCTCGATCATGTGCATCGGGATGCTCCTTGCTGGCGCTGGTGCTGCCGGCGGTGGTCGGCAGGATCGTCGCGCGTCGGCTTGGTCGGCCGAACGTGGTTCTTGTCAAACTCTAGCGACTCGTCCCGCTGACTGCCAAGGCGGGCGACGCTCTCGACGTAGGATGCCACGTCGCCGACCCGACGCGTCGGTCGACTGCCGTTGCGATGACGCCCGAAGACGACCATCCCGCCGCCTCGATGCACGGCCTCGACGTCGAGTCGCTGGTCGAGCTGAGTCGGCCCGCACCATCGCCGATGCTGGGGATCCTGCCGTTCGCGGGGCTCGGCTGCCTCGTGGCGGCGCTGGTGACGGCGACGGCGCTCCAGTCGCCGCTGGGCATGGGCATCGCGACGGGCTTTCTGCTGGGGAGTCTCGGCAGCACGTTCTACATGGCGCGGCTGGCTCAGTCCGCCCGTGACGAGCGACGGGCCGTGCGGAAGATCGACGAGCTGGTCACGCTGCGTCAGTGGTCGGACGCGGCGACGAGCGTTCGGCAGCTGATGAGCCGGCCGATGCGGCTGCTCGTGAGTCGCCGGGCGGCAGTGTCGTTGCTTGCTCGGATCACCAGTCGCTACGGCGACGAGGAGGCGGCGATCGAGCTGATGCGCGACCTGATCGACGATCCCGGCACCGATCCGTCGACGTCATTCGCTGCCCGCTGCAACTTAGCGGTGTTGCTGTTGAGGACCCATCGACTCGGCGAGGCCAACGACACGCTCGACCGTCTTCGTGGCGACATGCGTCGTATGCAGTCCAGCATCGCCCGCATGCGTCAGGCCGACGATGCATCGGTCGCGGAAGAGGAGCCGGAACTTAAGATCGACGACCTGCTCGATGCCGAAGACGGCGACGGCCCGCCGCAGGCCTCGGCAGATGTGCCGCCATCGCCCGAGTCGTTCGTCCCGGCTGCGTTGATCGTGGCAGAGATGTACCGGGACGTGCAGACAAATCACCACGAAGAAGCGATCGAGGCGTTCGAGCAACACCGGCCCTCACTCCAACGGCAGCTCGGCGTTCGGTTCAGCGACGCGCTTGCCCTTGCCTCGGCATCGGCAGAACGCGCCGGTCGCAGCGACGATGCGGCAGTCTGGTGGTCTGACGCGACCTGTCTCACGCCGGCGGCCGAGCTCCTGCGTCGATACCCCGAGCTGGCGGACGTCGCATCGCGCCACGAGGGCACGGTCATTCCGGCTCACCCGTTGGCTGGAGGTGGGGCATGACGCTGTCCGCGACGCCACCTGGTCTCGATGCGGGACGACTCGTGCGGTCGGCCGGGCAACGACTCGCGCTGGCTCGGGTGGCCGTCTTCGTGCTTGCGGGTCTGGTGTTGCTATCGCTGTTCGTGCCGCAGTTGCTCGGCAAGGACCGCATGGGTGACGTCGTCGGATTCGCGGGCCTGGCAGCAGCGGCGGTGTGGGTGTTGCTCGGTTTCAATGCTGCCCGGCAAGGCCGGCGTGTTCGCGAAGCTGCGGCGCTGGCGACGCTGGGCCGGAGTGACCTCGCCGAACAGCGGGCACTGGCGACACTCGAGGGCTTCTGCCTGCTGCGACCCGTGACGCTCGGCGCGGCCGTCGTCTTGGCCCGAGTGCGGCAGACGCAAGGCCGACACGCCGAGGCCGCGCGGTTGGCGGCGTTCGTGCTGAGCCGACGCGAACGCACGCTGACCGGCGGCAAGCGGACGATTCGTCTGCTTTTGGGCGAGTCGCTCCTGGCAGCTGGCGACCCGGCTGGGGCATCGACAGCCATCCGGCCGCTGTATTCGCCGTCTGGCGACAAGGACCAGCAGCTCGACCTCGACGAGGCCTTGCGTTTACTCTCGCTGCAGATCCGCCTCGACGCCGCAGCGGGCCAGTGGCAGTCGCTGTACAGCGCACTGCCGACCTCGATGCCGATGGTCGAGCTTCTGCCAAGCGGCGTTCAGGCGGATCTCCTGCGCGAGCTCGCGCGGGCGTCTCAGGCGTGCGGCGACGAAGCGTGGGCAACGTACCTCGAACGGCGCGCATCGCTGTTGACCACCAAGGAGTCGACATGACGCTGGCAACGCGTCGACTGCTGGCTGTCGTTCTGTCTCTCGTCGTGATTACGATGGTGTTTGCCAGTCTCGACGTCTGGTACAGCGCGGGCGTTTGGGCCCAGACCGCAGTTCGGCCGGACTCGGCCAAGTGGGTCTGGCGACTGCTGGCCGTCGCGGGCGTGGCGGCGGGGCAAGTGGTGCTGGCGCTGGGCGTGGTGCCGTGCGTGTTTCGTCGTGGTCGCGGCGAAGTCGCCTACGCAATCGGCGCGACGGCGGTCGTGCTCGCGTGCGGTGTCTCGGCGGGCGTCCTGGCGACACAGGCCTGGTGAGCGGACGTCGACGCTGGTTGCCCGTAAGCTGGCGTCGCGTGCGAGACCAAACCGACATGACGAGCCTCCGCGATGCCACTGCGCGCCGCGTCCTGACTCTGGCGGCCGCGGGTGCGGTCGCGATGCTGCTTGCCGGCTGCGGTGGAGGAGCCGACACGCCGCCGACGACCCAGCCGGTCGAGGCCGACGACGTCCTCGCTGTCTCGCCAACCACGCTGCCCGCGACACAGCCGACCACGGTCCCGGCGACGCTGCCCTCGACGACACCAGCGACACAGCCCACGACCCGCGCGACGACGCTGCCTGCTGAGGCCGACGTCGCTGCGACACGTCCGACCGAGCCGACGACCCAGCCCGCGGTCGTGGTCGACGACCCCGTCGTCGAGGCGATGCCCGACGAGCCGACGATCGACCTCCCGCCCGAGCCAGACGTCGAGCCGCTCGCAATCGAGGCCTTCCCGTTTGGTGACCTTCCCGGTGCCGACGCCGTCGAGGGCGACGCGGGCTCGGTTGCGATCGCGAACGTCATCAGCCAGATCGCCGCGGGCACGCTAGCGACGGCCGACTCGGTTCAGTCCGCACGTCAGGCCGAGGCACTGGCGGCCATGTCGGTGCGACTGGCACCGACGGACATTCGCCTCGCCCGCGAGCTGGTCGATGTCCGTCTGGCCGTCTCCGGCATCGAGCCGACGGTCGAGGCGCTGGACCACTATCGCCGGCTCGAGCCGTTCGATCGCCTCGCGCAGATCCGCTACATCGACCTCTCAGCCGAGCTTCTGGAAAGCGTCGACCAACGGCTGAGCTACTTCACGCGGCTTGTCGACTTGGAGTCGCTGCCGGAAGAGGTGCGCGCCCACGCTGCCGTCGCCGCAGCGACGATGCTGCGTGAACGCCTTCAAGATGCGAATGCCAGCGAGATGATCGCACGAGCCGTCGAGCTCGATCCGTTTAACCCACAGGCTCGGCTGCTGCAGTACGTCGAACGCACGAGCTTCGGTGCCGAGCGTGCCGAGATCGTCGAGTCGCTCGTCGGTCTGCTCCGGGCGAACGTCGCTCAGCCGATCTACCTGCAGGCCCTCGCTCGCGAGCTGTCATCGGCGGGTCTTGTCGACGAGGCCGCGCCGTTCTTTGCCGCGGCCGGGAGGGCATACGTCGCACAGGCGGCGGGCGTGCCGATCTCGCTGACAGCCGACCACACCGCTGCACTTGTCGCGGCAGCGAGACCTCGGGCCGCTCAGGCGGTTCTGCAGCAGGCGTCGCTGCCGCCGAACGTGCTGACTGACCCGGCGACCGCCGAAGCCGTCAGCACGCTCGAACTGCTCGCCGCGCTCATTACCAACACCGGCGGTGGCGACGGCGATCTGGTCGCCGCTCGGTTCAACGGCCGCCTTGCCGGCCTGCTCGCCGAGACGCCGCCTAGCGAGCCCGAGCCTGTCGACGAGCTGCCCGACGTCACCGCGGTCGCCTCGCAAGCCCTCGAAGCTGGGCCGCGCCAGGCAACCGTCGCCGCAGTCCTCCTTGCCGATCGTGCTTGGCTCGATCTCTACAACGGCCGCGCGACCGACGAGGCGCTCCTCGACGCCGTCGCGATGCTGGTGCCCGAGCAGAGTCCGGTCGTCACGCGACTCCGCGGCTGGCAGGCGTGGCGTAGCGATGACGTCACGTCCGCCCAGGAAAAGCTCGAAGCCG contains these protein-coding regions:
- a CDS encoding NAD(P)-binding domain-containing protein, with amino-acid sequence MPPTVAILGCGNMGGAIATSLATSRAWHVVTFDPDPAKAAAIDGAEQAVEASSAVDSADAV
- a CDS encoding P-II family nitrogen regulator produces the protein MHMIEAIIKPEKLSDVKAALKNVGVTGLTVMDVRGYGRQLGETESYRGAKVEASFLPKVLIKAVVPASSSDSVVAAITEAARSGSVGDGKIFVFPVASATRIRTGEKDADAL